In one window of Synechococcus sp. M16CYN DNA:
- the psaM gene encoding photosystem I reaction center subunit XII yields MASALSAAEIFIALVVAAHAAVLALRLSVSLYRA; encoded by the coding sequence ATGGCCTCCGCCCTTTCTGCTGCTGAAATCTTTATTGCTCTCGTGGTTGCCGCCCACGCTGCCGTATTGGCTTTGCGTCTTTCTGTGAGTTTGTACCGTGCCTGA
- a CDS encoding CRR6 family NdhI maturation factor, producing MDPIVIDATSIRHLDLSPLRICTDQSLNSLLDQGPILELNFHWPRDARDPRELAECPEPRLWALRADARYPWLPLILERDRGSLIRHVAMVVSHTFNRSEGLRFDPQALDLWLTHRLMQLDELCNEKLNRPMRGNLSQMAVALGYELNDSFWALLN from the coding sequence ATGGATCCGATTGTAATCGATGCAACATCAATTCGTCATCTTGATCTCAGTCCACTTCGGATTTGTACCGATCAGTCACTCAACTCATTGCTAGACCAAGGTCCAATTCTCGAGCTCAATTTCCACTGGCCCAGAGACGCAAGAGACCCACGGGAATTAGCGGAATGCCCAGAACCTCGTCTCTGGGCGTTGCGTGCTGATGCGCGTTATCCCTGGTTACCTCTTATACTGGAGCGTGACCGAGGTAGCTTGATTCGCCACGTTGCAATGGTAGTTTCGCATACCTTTAACCGCAGCGAAGGGCTGCGATTTGATCCCCAAGCACTCGATCTTTGGCTTACACATCGTCTGATGCAACTCGACGAGCTTTGCAACGAGAAGCTTAATCGACCTATGCGAGGTAATCTCTCGCAGATGGCAGTCGCCCTCGGTTACGAGCTCAACGACAGCTTTTGGGCCCTGTTGAACTAA